TGCTTGAAGTCTTTTGCCATGGAACAGTTTCTTGTGCGATTTTCTTGCCTGGCAGCTAGAGATGCCGTAGAATTTGTAAAACTCGAATCTACACGTATTTTTGCCTTTTTATTCCAATGTTAGTTATATTGCAAAAGATAAtgcaaaattatgattttttttaaaagagtgGAGGGCCAGGTATTCAGATTCCGACAAGGAGGAGAGATGGCCGAAGTTCTTTGGCTGCAAATGTGAGGCCAAAGATTGTAGACACAAGCTTCACATTGAATGAGATGGCTGAGGTCTTTTCTTCCGAAGGCTTATCCTTAGATGACCTTATTGGCCTCTCGAGTACGTTTACATAGTTGACCCGTTATCACCAACTACCGTGGGGATAACAAACACTACCAATTACCTCATGATAGTAGCAATCAACGAGATACAACAGGTCGTTCTGCTGAACTATGGTTGTCTTACCATCAGCGTAAGGGGTCACTACAAGCCTAAGAAAGGGTCACTACAAGCCTAAGAGTGCTCCGAGGCTTTTGATctatcaaaatcaagaaaacactGGCAAACATATACATACAGCCATAGCAAagaaaaaataaactataatcgACACAACCATATCAAAGAAGAAATACTGTATCCAATGCAACGTAAGAAGAAAGAAATGTTAATAGATTCAATGTTACCAGCAGCAGCTCTTaaatgttatctacaagaatcatTACCCATTTAGAAAAAATTCCATTTTTTCACCACGATCAACATAAAATTCAGAACTTTACCTTGATTAAGAATGAAAAAATCCAATCTTCCTACTCATCGTCGTCAATTTCGCTTTCACCACCGCTGCTTATGGGCAAAACCTTACTCGTCGGAGTCGGACCATCAACAAAAGTCGCTGAACCCATCTCCATTTGGCATATCCTTACCGCACCAAACAATCTCTCCGGCAACTCTGTATCCGTTTGTGCCTCTACCAAGAAGCCCATATCCATTGTCACCGCCGTAACACATCCCAAAGCAAGCCGTAAAATGGCCGTAGCTATAGCAGAACTACCGATATCTACACCAATCTCTAGGTAGTTTGGTCCTCTATGATAGCTACACTTCAGAGCCTTACCTAATAAACACGCCGAATGACTTCCCACGGCAGTTTTCACAATCCACGGACCTTTGACGATTTTATTGACGATCTTGAACCGGCTGCTACGAAACGCGTCTgtcccattgatgaactgatagAGCAGTGGGTTCGAATTAATCGACTCGTCCAATTTCGTCGCAAAGTAAAAAACGGCAGAGTAATGGTCGCGGCCGGGTACTTGAAGATTTATCGCGACAACGAAAGTTTTCGATTTTTCATAATTCTCTGAGCTGCGCAATGCGTTCATTACGCGGTTTTCGGGCCGGGCCAGTACATGATCGAGCTTGGTGTTGGATCGGAGCCAGTCAACCCCAGctggattcaacaacaactCTCCGGCGGGAATTTTTGCTTTCTTGCTGAAATAATTAGGCCCGCGGACGGAAAATACATCCCCCGGCGGCGATGCCCAGCCGTTTGACCCATTATGGAGGTCCACGTGCTTCAAAGATCCGCCGTTGATAGCTTCTTCCCTCCAATCATCTAAGTTACTAGTAGTGGAAGCGGCAGAagagtggtggtggtggtgtttAAGCTTCAGCTTCGCAGGGAGCATACTCAGGGTGTCGGAATAACTCTTTCTACGACGCCGTCGAAAGCTCCACCGTGAGGAGAAATAGGCGGGGGCTGATACCTGGGTTGgtgcaaatatatatatatatatatatatatatatatatatataccaagtTCTCGAAAATTACGAGATTGCCATCTCTTTGGATTCTTGACAACTAATTGATGCGGTGTAGGATTTGGAAATATCCACATTTCTCCATTTGCTAAaagacaaaaataaaaaaaaaacaaaaaacaagcaATCTAAACTAATCTAAAATATTAGTTTCAATACATGTATTATCATAAATTAATATacagtattttaaaatttaaaaaatcttcTTTACCTATTATCCACgaaatatttatccaaatattatttaatagaATTATCGTACCAAATAAATGATATCTCGGATTTTTTACAATTggtttcattttttaaaatataccaAGTAATGATGAGTAAAATATTTATTAGCTacaagaaattttatttcttaatcTGTGTTGTATTTGGTGTCATTTTATATCGTACAAATGAATTCATAATTAAGATTGGCGTGAAATTATGCTGAAACCATTAAATTTATAGAAActttgttgcttaatttatGATTCAATGATAATCATACACAATATATATTACAAAGATTTACATGTGATCAAGCGAGTCTAGTTAATTGAAATTACTTGCATTTAATTGACTTTTCTCCTCGAGGAAATCAGGGAAGAATTATTCTctctttaaaaaataataataataattaataagctGTGAGATCAAGAAAAACGTACGAAAAAAATTGTTCAATACGACTCCAAGATGTATGATAGAGAGAtcaatttttcttaaaagaGCTTCTCAATCAAAATACCGCTTTGTTTGACGTAAAACTCACACTTTCATTAATTACATTTCTTTATAGTTTATACATACCTTTTCCTTTTTCCCATTCTTCCTTATTTCAATAGTTAAAATGTTGGTGTAAGTGTAACGAATATGAGTTATTAAGCTGAATCAACACGAGTCTCGGTTTATAATCATGTACTACTATTGATCATAGGTCGTTAGGATGGTCTAGTATGAGCCGTAGCTCATGTCCATACACCGTCACTCATAGAATATCTCACTCTTGGAAAGTGGTTTATTTCACAttccccaacacttgaaccAAAGACCCCAGGCTTAAGAAACCACTTTTCAGGTGTGAAATATTCTATGAGTGACAGTATATGTAACTCATGTTGGACCATCATAACGACCTATGACCAATAGTTGTGCATAAGTATGTGCCGATGCTCATGTGGGTTAAACCTAATGGCTCATAATCGTCACAATAATTATCCGAGAACATCTTCACTGGATATGCATACTAAAGATAATAAAACCTAGAAAGTAGAGGCAAAAGAGAATTCTTTGGTCTTAAGACGAATTTGTTCTGCATATGGTGTTCACGAGATGATAATAGTCTTTTTTGAAACGACGACTTCCAGTGTGATAGAATTATAAGTTCTATAACTCGAAAATGAAGTGAACTCTATTTTaagaaaaaagaataaaaagaagttcaaaatgaatttaaatgcttcttattttatttgatcatctcaaagatgatatttatattatttctcATTGTGTCTATAAAAACTCACAACTCTTATAAAATAGCGTCTCATTCGTTGTATTGGAAAATTTTAGGGCATAGAGTGGCGCACTGGCGCTTAGGCACCTCTTGATTAATCTTTACCACTTCTTTCCCAATTAATGTTGGTTAATAAAGGTAAGGTGAGATTTTATATTCATCTGTTCTAAAGCTAAAAGTTATATTAGAAATAGTAGGTTTGATCGAGGAACATAAATCGGAAAAGGtagttttaatttttaaatgatcATAGCATTGAATTTGTGATAATTGTAAAAATTGATATGAATAAATTTAAAAGGGTAtgtctcttgtaagacggtctcacgaatctttatctgtgatacgAGTCAATCCTaaagatattcacaataaaaagtaatattcttagcataaaaagtaatattttttcatggatgatctgaATAAGAGATAtatatcacaaaatatgacctgtcagaccgtctcacacaaattttgtcAATTTAAAATTCTCTTTAATCAAAATTATtcgaattaattaatcaaaaagaaaaaaaaatttggaattAAAGTTACACGTCAAATTTGTGTTTACCAAGTCTTGCCATTCCCTCAATTTCCGGCTATGTGTAGGACCCCGAAACAGCGTGACAAGACCACCCATAACAAGTGAATACAAATCCTCGCATTAAAAGAAAGAACTTCCCCCTCTCTTTTTTCTTGGAAATTATATGGGAAAACCCAGAAAAATAAGGAAATATGAAGGATTTGTACGATATTATTCTTGTTGTTTGATTATCATAATCTCGACTAATCATTGATCCATTTCTTGATTGAAACTGTTACAATAATTTATTCTGCTATGACAAGATAAGCCAGTCTTTTCTTCATCTTGTCCTTCTTCTCTCTCTCTGTCATGGCTCTCTCCTCTAATCCATCCTTCAGGTCTATCTCTGGATGCTGAAGATATGCGATTCAATGTCGGAACATGGATtgctttttttgttttttttttcgtttatttttatgttatttgATGAGAGTTAGACTAACCGTCACCGTTGAAGAAGTTACTCGTTCATATTGTGATAAAAGATTTCATTTTGTTTTTGCTGGCATAAAAGATTTCATTTTTTAAGCCGAGGTAAaaggaaaaattttaaatttttttatgacgGGAATTGATGTATTTCGATTTTGTAATCTGATAACGGGTTCAAGAAATTGAGGACATTGGATTTTTTCGCTTCTTCTTTTGTGTCTCATAATGTTCATGCCCTTGCATATTATTAGATCtgttattaaatattaattttgatgGGCTTTTTgctcttttcttttgttttttgttggcAGGTTGAACCTGTAATATCCGTTACTGGGATTGAAAATACTTCAGATGCTGTAATGGTGTGATCTAGTTGTTTTTGCTTTTATTCACACCAATTCTAGAAGCATTTTCCTATTTTGGGTTATCTAGATTTGTTGCACATTCTCGCCAGAAGGAAAAAAACTTGGATCTTTGTGCATTTGATTTGGAAAGGTCAAaaatttgaagcaataaaaGGACTCTTAGTATAAAGAATATAAGGTTGAGATTGGTTATATGGGTTATCTCAATTCAGTTTTATCACAATCTACCAGCCAGAACAAAGTTGATGACGCCCCCGTCAGCGGCGGAGGCCTCAGGTGATCGTCTATCCATGCTTCATGTCAATTTATATGATTGATTATgatgtttatttgatttgaatattgatgctATTTCAGGTTTCTAATTTGCTGACCAAATCAAGATTCTTTTAATGTTTAACAAGAAAATACGAGCTAATTCATTTCGAGTTGAATTATTCTGTTTTTTATTGACCACTTGCATTCTTAAATGTGATTTCCATGGCCTTCAGTCATTATTTTTTGCATCAATCTTGATTTCTTCTAAGCAGCTATTGGTGGTTAGTGATTTGTTTTTTAAGGTCTGAGTCACATATAGTTACTCTGATTAGTTAGTTGTAAAACTTTTGTCGCATTTTGTCGGGTTCACTGTCATTAATTTGGGATAAAATTTGTTTGTTTGAAGTTTTCATTGcaagtaaaaaaatttaatgtcGCATTTTGTCGGGTTCACTGTCATTAATTTGGGGTAAAATTTGTTTGTTTGAAGTTTTCATTGAAAGTAAAAAATTTTAATGCCACATCCTGTGCCGCACAGTGTAGGTGCTTATAACAACATGTTTATTGTTATGTGCGAATATTTTTTAGATCACCCTTTCATTTTGATGAAAAGCTTGAATTTTTCATGTTTACTGTGCTGctgttgctttttttttttgttgttctaAAAAAAGATACTTCTTTCATCTATGGGATTTAACTCAGTATATATAGCAAAGAAGTCTGGAAAAATGAAGTTGTTAGTATGATTGACATTATCTGTGGCTTTGGAAACGGGCTAACTTGAATAAGCAACAACCTTTTTGACGTCAAGCTATTCTATTCTTTTCTAGGCTTTCAAGCATGGTATGAATAGCAGCAATTAGGTTTAAATTTATTGAAACTGTACTGGACTGAAGTTTCTGTTCCGTCATACCCCGTCGAGATAATCATTGATGTTAATCtcaaagtgaaaaaaaaaacgtTGCGTGATATGTGTCTAACCCTTAATGCCCCTAATCTAATCACCTTGTTGCAGTCAGAATGGGAAGTTCAGTTACGGATATGCAAGTGCTCCAGGTAAAAGGTCCTCGATGGAGGATTTCTATGAGACAAGAATTGATGGTGTAGATGGAGAGATAGTCGGTCTGTTTGGTGTCTTTGATGGTAGGTCTATCCCTTCCTCGCTCAATTTCTCTCCAGGCGTTGGAGGGACCATTGGAATTTACCCAAGTCTACCTTCAAAATTTTAATGAAAGAAACCATTAACCTACGTTTATAAGCTTACAATAATATGTTATGATCAGGGATGGATCTAGCGGGAGGCGAGatgcaaattttgaattttgtgcCTTTTTTAAATGCACATTTGCCCTTCCAAAATCCATTGAATCGCAGTTCatgtaaataatatagttttttCTTCTGGACTTGCAATGGTTCTTAAATTCTATTGTTTTCTTGCAATGGAGCTTGATTGTATTCACTGGTTCCCCTTTCAAAGAGTTAGAAGATCTACGTTCTAGCCCCATAATTAATATATGGAAAAAGGAAATTTTCCATGTGCTAAATTTTTCATtaacttgattttctttttgttGATAAATTTATAAACATAATCGATGGAGGGGACATAAATTACAAATGTGGCAGGCCAAGAACTAACGAAATCATTCACATCTACCTTTGTTGATGGATATGCAAATTATTGTGAACGACTTGTCTTATTCAAAAGTCAGTAAATCGTCAACCAGCACATTCATATTAACAAGTAATATGGCCTAATATTTGTCCACTCTACTCTTTTCTTGATCTTTCTTTGATCAACATCCCTATAGTTTCACCTAATTTACTTCGTGTTACTTTTCCTAGATCTAGAATTTACTGCTGCGTGACTTGTGGGTAGTAGTTTACCAAATTCTAAGTTTTTAGAGCCATTCTTCACTTGCGTATTTCTTTGCGATTTTAGGTCATGGTGGAGCTCGGGCTGCAGAATATGTTAAAAAAAACCTTTTCAATAATCTGATCAGACACCCAAAATTTATTTCAGACACCAGATCGGCTATAGGtatgtttttcatgtttcatcataattattgcataatattttataagatTCTCTTACTTTTCACTTTGTTTTGCTGTCTTGGTTCCTTTCCAGCTGATGCATACAGTCATACAGACTCGGAGTTCTTGAAATCTGAAAATAATCAGAACAGGGATGCAGGGTCAACTGCTTCCACGGCTATCCTTGTTGGTGACCGTTTATTGGTGGCAAATGTTGGTGATTCCAGAGCTGTCATTTGCCGGGCTGGTAATGGTAAGTTCACATGCTTCGTGTTTCTAAGCATCTTTATATACAATTACTCCCTGAAATCTAAATTGAATCAGTTTTATCTTTTTAGATGGAAAATGAAAGTCATTGCC
The Primulina eburnea isolate SZY01 chromosome 5, ASM2296580v1, whole genome shotgun sequence genome window above contains:
- the LOC140832005 gene encoding probable protein phosphatase 2C 59 isoform X1 gives rise to the protein MGYLNSVLSQSTSQNKVDDAPVSGGGLSQNGKFSYGYASAPGKRSSMEDFYETRIDGVDGEIVGLFGVFDGHGGARAAEYVKKNLFNNLIRHPKFISDTRSAIGMFFMFHHNYCIIFYKILLLFTLFCCLGSFPADAYSHTDSEFLKSENNQNRDAGSTASTAILVGDRLLVANVGDSRAVICRAGNAIAASRDHKPDQTDERQRIEDAGGFVMWAGTWRVGGVLAVSRAFGDRLLKQYVVADPEIQEQKVDDTLEFLILASDGLWDVVTNEEAVSMTKPIQEPEEAAKRLMQEAYQRGSADNITIVVVRFLTDQDKPSNSNSI
- the LOC140832005 gene encoding probable protein phosphatase 2C 59 isoform X2 yields the protein MGYLNSVLSQSTSQNKVDDAPVSGGGLSQNGKFSYGYASAPGKRSSMEDFYETRIDGVDGEIVGLFGVFDGHGGARAAEYVKKNLFNNLIRHPKFISDTRSAIADAYSHTDSEFLKSENNQNRDAGSTASTAILVGDRLLVANVGDSRAVICRAGNAIAASRDHKPDQTDERQRIEDAGGFVMWAGTWRVGGVLAVSRAFGDRLLKQYVVADPEIQEQKVDDTLEFLILASDGLWDVVTNEEAVSMTKPIQEPEEAAKRLMQEAYQRGSADNITIVVVRFLTDQDKPSNSNSI
- the LOC140831539 gene encoding protein ENHANCED DISEASE RESISTANCE 2-like, with product MLPAKLKLKHHHHHSSAASTTSNLDDWREEAINGGSLKHVDLHNGSNGWASPPGDVFSVRGPNYFSKKAKIPAGELLLNPAGVDWLRSNTKLDHVLARPENRVMNALRSSENYEKSKTFVVAINLQVPGRDHYSAVFYFATKLDESINSNPLLYQFINGTDAFRSSRFKIVNKIVKGPWIVKTAVGSHSACLLGKALKCSYHRGPNYLEIGVDIGSSAIATAILRLALGCVTAVTMDMGFLVEAQTDTELPERLFGAVRICQMEMGSATFVDGPTPTSKVLPISSGGESEIDDDE